A part of Bacillus thuringiensis genomic DNA contains:
- the lepB gene encoding signal peptidase I, with amino-acid sequence MKENTKKELFSWAKTIGFTLVLIAIIRGVLFTPSLVQGESMMPTLENNERVLVNKIGYSISGLERFDIIVFHGKEGYDLVKRVIGLPGDTVEYKNDVLYVNGKAMEEPYLKEFKEKAAGRVLTPDFTLEQITGKTKVPEGQVFVLGDNREVSKDGRMFGFISEDEIVGKGQAVFWPLKQVRAL; translated from the coding sequence ATGAAGGAAAATACGAAGAAAGAATTATTCTCATGGGCTAAAACGATAGGATTTACCCTTGTATTAATCGCTATTATTCGCGGTGTCTTATTTACACCGTCGTTAGTACAAGGTGAATCGATGATGCCCACTTTAGAAAATAACGAACGAGTTCTTGTGAATAAGATTGGTTATAGTATAAGTGGATTAGAACGCTTTGATATTATCGTCTTCCACGGAAAAGAAGGATACGATTTAGTAAAAAGAGTAATTGGTTTACCAGGCGATACAGTTGAGTATAAAAACGATGTGTTATATGTAAACGGAAAAGCGATGGAAGAACCATATTTAAAAGAGTTTAAAGAAAAAGCAGCAGGTCGTGTATTAACTCCAGACTTTACGTTAGAACAAATCACAGGAAAAACGAAAGTGCCAGAAGGCCAAGTGTTTGTTTTAGGAGATAATCGTGAAGTTTCTAAAGACGGTCGTATGTTCGGATTTATTTCAGAAGATGAGATTGTCGGAAAAGGACAAGCTGTTTTTTGGCCGTTGAAACAAGTAAGAGCGTTATAA
- a CDS encoding copper homeostasis protein CutC, with product MLEVIATCLEDVKRIERAGGKRIELISSYTEGGLTPSYAFIKKAVEAVHIPIHVMIRPHAKSFTYTEEEIEMMKEDIVVAQKLGVAGVVLGVLNERNEVDEEKLADLLSVVEGINVTYHRAIDDTESPVEAMRTLKKFHKVTHVLTSGGQGNIVDNIPMLTEMQKVSDGQIQLVAGAGVTKENIKRLLDETGISQAHVGTAVREGKSCFAEIDPNLVQELVQIIQ from the coding sequence ATGCTAGAGGTTATTGCAACATGTTTAGAAGATGTAAAACGAATTGAACGAGCTGGCGGGAAGCGAATTGAATTAATTTCATCTTATACAGAAGGCGGTTTAACGCCGAGTTATGCATTTATTAAAAAAGCGGTAGAAGCAGTACATATACCGATTCACGTTATGATTCGTCCGCATGCGAAGTCTTTTACATATACGGAAGAAGAAATTGAAATGATGAAAGAAGATATTGTAGTTGCTCAGAAATTAGGAGTAGCTGGTGTGGTATTAGGTGTATTAAATGAACGAAATGAAGTGGATGAAGAGAAACTAGCGGATTTATTATCTGTGGTAGAGGGGATAAATGTCACATATCACCGAGCAATAGACGACACAGAAAGTCCAGTAGAAGCGATGAGAACTTTAAAGAAGTTTCATAAAGTGACTCACGTCTTAACTTCAGGTGGGCAAGGAAATATAGTTGATAATATTCCGATGCTTACAGAAATGCAAAAGGTAAGCGATGGTCAAATTCAACTTGTAGCTGGAGCTGGCGTGACGAAAGAAAATATAAAGCGATTGCTAGATGAAACTGGAATTTCGCAAGCTCATGTCGGTACAGCGGTAAGAGAAGGGAAATCATGTTTTGCTGAAATTGATCCTAATTTAGTACAGGAATTAGTTCAAATCATACAATAA
- a CDS encoding stage II sporulation protein P has protein sequence MNKVKLKVLNVRYVVICILFTIICILTSFFISSNSNVFKSYYINQLLGTNSTKGLMYMIGSENRYFAEEFHKEKGRASLESFLLSLSTNINVNDLRSLLTRELPNMNQFYSEILIAGEGTDYTNIPEESSIPLENIKDKGSAIERPKSGKENNSTGENSNTQNNGENKVFIYHTHSWESFIPLIPGAAIPDDASSTNNEVNITFVGNYLKQKLEEKGIGVSHDTTNMRDFLRNKNLNWAQSYKGSRQILQDKLTQDKNIMFPMDLHRDDARKNTTTKNINGKNYARLYFILGRENPNYEKNKKIVTAINSYLDEKYYGLSRGIFIKDRKSGNGVYNQDLSPNALLIEMGGVDNTPEELYASVDALVEAFSHYYNEVTKKNN, from the coding sequence ATGAATAAAGTGAAGCTGAAAGTATTAAATGTAAGATATGTAGTGATATGTATTTTATTCACGATTATATGTATCCTCACTTCATTCTTCATTTCTAGTAATTCAAACGTATTTAAATCGTATTATATTAATCAGTTATTGGGAACGAATTCTACTAAAGGTCTTATGTACATGATAGGAAGTGAAAATCGTTATTTTGCAGAAGAATTTCATAAAGAAAAAGGACGAGCGTCTCTGGAATCTTTTTTACTTTCACTTTCTACAAACATTAATGTAAATGATCTCCGAAGTTTATTAACTCGAGAACTTCCTAATATGAATCAATTTTATTCGGAAATATTGATTGCTGGGGAAGGAACAGATTATACGAACATTCCTGAAGAATCCAGTATTCCTTTAGAGAATATTAAAGATAAAGGATCTGCTATTGAACGCCCAAAGAGTGGGAAAGAAAACAATTCTACTGGTGAAAATTCAAATACACAAAATAACGGTGAAAATAAGGTTTTTATTTATCATACACATAGTTGGGAGTCGTTTATTCCTCTAATTCCAGGTGCCGCTATACCCGATGATGCTTCTAGTACAAATAATGAAGTAAATATTACGTTTGTTGGAAATTATTTAAAACAAAAGTTAGAAGAAAAAGGAATCGGTGTTTCACATGATACGACAAATATGAGGGATTTTCTGCGAAATAAAAATTTAAATTGGGCCCAATCTTACAAAGGGTCCCGTCAAATATTACAAGATAAATTAACACAAGATAAAAATATTATGTTTCCAATGGACCTTCATAGGGACGATGCGCGAAAAAATACTACAACAAAAAATATTAACGGAAAGAATTATGCTCGGCTCTATTTTATTTTAGGACGAGAAAATCCTAACTATGAAAAAAATAAAAAAATAGTAACAGCAATAAATTCATATTTAGACGAGAAGTATTACGGTTTAAGCCGAGGGATTTTTATTAAAGATCGTAAAAGCGGTAACGGAGTATATAATCAAGATCTATCTCCAAATGCATTACTTATTGAAATGGGAGGGGTAGATAATACACCAGAAGAATTATATGCTTCCGTTGACGCGTTAGTAGAAGCATTTAGCCACTATTATAATGAAGTAACTAAGAAAAATAACTAA
- a CDS encoding ArsR/SmtB family transcription factor, whose product MNVYPNISYIAKLIAEPTRAIILDCLMNNQALPASELAYMAKVSHPTISSHLSKLVEGNLLTVEQHGRHRYYRLANQEVAEVLEKLGTIAPTVQVRSLKQSDQLKQIRYARTCYDHLAGRLGVEITEKLLHKEFIILKEGEYIVTEQGKQWFLNFGINVETANIKRRIFAKPCLDWSERRYHISGWLGSAIAKLFFEQEWITKTDKTRAVHLTKKGMKLLKDQLGIDMENKKVHQNAVPPVE is encoded by the coding sequence ATGAATGTATATCCGAATATCTCATATATAGCTAAACTAATTGCTGAACCTACAAGAGCAATCATCTTAGATTGTTTAATGAATAATCAGGCACTACCTGCCAGTGAATTGGCTTATATGGCAAAAGTGTCACATCCAACGATTAGTTCTCATCTTTCTAAATTAGTAGAGGGGAATCTACTTACAGTTGAACAACATGGTAGACATCGTTACTATCGACTTGCTAATCAAGAGGTAGCAGAAGTTCTTGAAAAGTTAGGAACAATTGCACCCACAGTCCAAGTTCGGTCTTTAAAACAATCGGATCAACTAAAACAAATTCGTTATGCTCGGACTTGCTATGATCATCTTGCAGGCAGACTCGGTGTAGAGATAACTGAAAAATTACTACATAAGGAATTTATAATTTTAAAGGAAGGAGAATACATTGTAACGGAACAAGGTAAACAATGGTTTCTGAATTTTGGGATAAATGTTGAAACGGCAAATATAAAGAGGAGGATATTTGCAAAACCTTGTCTTGATTGGAGTGAACGACGCTACCATATTTCTGGTTGGTTAGGATCTGCGATAGCAAAACTGTTTTTTGAACAAGAATGGATTACAAAAACGGATAAAACTCGAGCCGTCCATCTTACAAAAAAAGGTATGAAGTTATTGAAAGACCAATTAGGCATTGACATGGAAAATAAAAAAGTCCATCAAAATGCAGTGCCTCCTGTCGAGTAA
- a CDS encoding DinB family protein, with protein MNTIDLSILNLKETRRRSEKLWNSLPDKFLNWKPDNEAMSFGEMIRHVWSSTFYYHMILKNNGSINDIHIPYNDEPITCVKKEIELAQSYFTDFIEYVQSISITELDSTLIDRSDVGYQRYLGDMLLRIAYHDAVHAGQFLQYLRMVNLERPLIWD; from the coding sequence ATGAATACAATTGATCTTAGTATATTAAATTTGAAAGAAACCCGAAGGCGCTCAGAAAAATTATGGAATTCTCTTCCCGATAAATTTCTTAATTGGAAGCCTGATAATGAAGCGATGTCCTTTGGTGAGATGATTCGTCATGTATGGAGCTCAACTTTTTATTATCATATGATTTTAAAAAACAACGGCTCAATAAACGACATACACATCCCGTATAATGACGAGCCAATTACTTGTGTAAAAAAAGAGATTGAGTTGGCACAATCATACTTTACTGACTTCATAGAATATGTTCAATCCATAAGTATAACTGAGCTAGATTCAACCCTTATTGATCGAAGCGATGTTGGCTATCAAAGATATTTAGGTGATATGCTATTACGAATTGCCTATCATGATGCGGTCCATGCAGGGCAATTTTTACAATATTTACGAATGGTTAACTTGGAAAGACCTTTAATTTGGGATTAG
- a CDS encoding DUF4440 domain-containing protein, whose translation MKKHSELKKHLCELEEKLLEPKTRTAPEELDKLLADDFFEFGSSGNVWYKKDFVGGSGLSVREMTLSNFEIYSLSEGTVLATYRVRDETRMQNTLRSSIWKLIDGKWQMFFHQGTLTKS comes from the coding sequence GTGAAAAAGCATTCTGAATTAAAAAAGCATTTATGTGAACTAGAGGAAAAGCTATTAGAACCTAAAACTCGTACAGCACCAGAAGAACTAGACAAATTACTTGCAGACGATTTTTTTGAATTTGGTAGTTCGGGGAATGTTTGGTATAAGAAAGATTTTGTTGGTGGAAGTGGACTTAGCGTGAGAGAAATGACTCTTTCTAATTTTGAAATATACTCTTTATCAGAAGGTACCGTGTTGGCGACATATCGTGTAAGAGATGAAACTAGAATGCAGAATACTTTGCGAAGCTCCATTTGGAAACTGATAGATGGAAAATGGCAAATGTTTTTCCATCAAGGAACACTTACAAAATCATAA
- a CDS encoding acyl-CoA dehydrogenase family protein, whose translation MALSFVETEEQSFIIEQINKLIPKFMEREHQLSELGSFPYENMNDLKDIGYTKLTLPKEFGGSAISLYDFVLFQEKIAEGCGATALSIGWHLGIVKELAENRSWNDEMFKWFCEEVRNGALFNRAATEPKTGSPTRGGKPETIAVQQGEKWVVNGRKTFTTMAPILDYFIISASIEGREEVGEFIIPRNTLGVSIEETWDSVAMRGTASHDLVLQNVEIENRFFTDVKGGKVKQKGIGWLLHIPACYLGIAQSARNYAVQFAGSYKPNSLNHSISLLPNVRRLVGELELELMQARVFLYQIAKKYDEAEDKLSLQAELAAVKYAVTNAAISIVDKSMRIVGAKSLSEKNPLHRYYLNVRAGLHNPPMDDATLSILADAAFQS comes from the coding sequence ATGGCACTCTCATTTGTTGAAACAGAAGAACAATCTTTCATTATTGAACAAATAAATAAATTGATTCCGAAGTTCATGGAAAGAGAGCATCAATTAAGTGAATTAGGATCATTTCCGTATGAAAATATGAATGATTTGAAAGATATCGGATATACGAAATTAACGTTACCGAAGGAGTTTGGTGGTAGTGCAATTTCTTTATATGACTTCGTTTTATTTCAAGAGAAAATCGCGGAAGGCTGCGGAGCTACTGCATTATCGATTGGCTGGCATCTTGGTATTGTGAAAGAGCTAGCGGAAAATCGCTCTTGGAATGATGAGATGTTCAAATGGTTTTGCGAAGAAGTGCGTAATGGTGCGCTCTTTAACCGGGCAGCAACAGAGCCGAAAACAGGGAGTCCGACGCGTGGTGGTAAACCAGAAACAATAGCGGTTCAACAAGGCGAGAAGTGGGTTGTAAATGGAAGGAAAACTTTTACAACGATGGCGCCAATACTTGATTATTTTATTATTTCAGCGAGTATTGAAGGCCGGGAAGAAGTTGGTGAGTTTATCATTCCGAGAAATACGCTCGGTGTATCCATTGAAGAAACATGGGATAGCGTCGCGATGAGAGGGACTGCTAGTCACGACCTTGTCTTACAAAATGTAGAGATAGAAAACCGCTTTTTTACGGATGTGAAGGGCGGAAAAGTGAAACAAAAGGGTATTGGCTGGTTGCTACATATACCAGCATGTTATTTAGGAATTGCACAATCAGCAAGAAATTATGCAGTTCAGTTTGCGGGATCATACAAGCCAAATAGTTTAAATCATTCTATTAGTTTATTACCGAATGTTAGAAGATTAGTTGGAGAATTAGAACTCGAGCTTATGCAAGCTCGCGTCTTTTTATATCAAATTGCGAAAAAGTACGATGAAGCAGAAGATAAGCTTTCACTACAGGCAGAGCTAGCAGCAGTGAAATACGCCGTAACAAATGCGGCGATATCCATAGTTGATAAATCAATGCGCATCGTAGGAGCAAAAAGTTTATCAGAAAAAAATCCGCTGCATCGCTACTACTTAAACGTCAGAGCAGGACTACACAATCCGCCGATGGATGATGCAACATTATCTATATTAGCGGATGCGGCGTTTCAATCGTAA
- a CDS encoding YdcF family protein, whose translation MKEYKKSKKRRIFQVFLLMICSAILYVSYAAYDIWSYRFKTDDSVKTDAGIVLGAASWNGKPSPVFKERINHAISLYKNGNIKKIIFTGGTKFEAELEEARTARVYAMKQGVKEEDILIETKSLFTEENLKNAKEVGIENGIRTYTIVSDPLHMKRAMRIAKHINIEAYASPTPTSAYKTLDTEIPFFFKELFSYIGYVTSLPLKALKGD comes from the coding sequence ATGAAAGAATATAAGAAGAGTAAGAAAAGACGAATCTTTCAAGTATTTTTACTAATGATTTGTTCTGCTATTTTATATGTAAGTTATGCAGCTTACGATATTTGGAGTTATCGTTTTAAAACAGATGATAGCGTGAAAACGGATGCTGGTATCGTACTAGGAGCAGCTTCTTGGAACGGAAAACCATCTCCTGTATTTAAAGAAAGAATTAATCATGCGATTTCTTTATATAAGAACGGAAATATTAAAAAGATTATTTTTACAGGTGGTACAAAGTTCGAGGCAGAGCTTGAGGAAGCGCGTACTGCAAGAGTATATGCAATGAAACAAGGTGTAAAAGAGGAAGATATTTTAATTGAAACAAAGTCCCTTTTCACTGAAGAAAATTTAAAAAATGCGAAGGAAGTTGGAATAGAGAACGGAATACGCACATACACGATTGTAAGTGATCCACTTCATATGAAACGCGCAATGAGAATTGCAAAACATATTAATATTGAAGCGTATGCTTCACCAACGCCGACATCAGCATATAAAACGTTAGATACAGAAATTCCATTCTTCTTTAAAGAATTATTCTCGTACATTGGATATGTAACCTCTTTGCCATTAAAGGCATTGAAGGGAGACTAA
- a CDS encoding GNAT family N-acetyltransferase has protein sequence MEMIHERAKLRLMDSDDVETLFSIVEGNRDIWAYLISKMDSVQEMQQYVQKAIQGYGKGMQMPFVVVDQQTNMIVGSTRLYNISVEDKTVELGQTWYHPSVQRTSINTECKYMLLQYAFEKLHMLRVQIKTDARNEKAQRAIERLGAVKEGVLRNERKLPNGYVRDAVVYSIISSEWPGVKEQLLEKLELYKEKL, from the coding sequence ATGGAAATGATTCACGAAAGAGCAAAGTTACGATTAATGGATAGTGATGATGTCGAAACTTTGTTTTCGATTGTAGAAGGAAATCGGGATATTTGGGCGTATTTAATCTCTAAAATGGATAGTGTTCAAGAGATGCAGCAATATGTTCAAAAAGCGATACAAGGTTATGGAAAGGGAATGCAAATGCCTTTCGTTGTAGTGGATCAACAGACGAATATGATTGTAGGAAGTACACGTCTATATAATATTTCAGTGGAAGATAAAACAGTCGAGTTAGGGCAAACGTGGTATCATCCAAGTGTGCAACGTACGAGTATAAATACAGAGTGTAAGTATATGCTTCTCCAGTATGCTTTTGAAAAACTGCATATGCTGAGGGTGCAAATTAAGACGGATGCAAGAAATGAAAAAGCACAGCGAGCAATTGAAAGGTTAGGCGCAGTAAAAGAGGGTGTGCTTAGAAATGAAAGAAAGTTACCGAATGGTTATGTGAGAGATGCAGTTGTGTACAGTATTATCTCAAGTGAATGGCCAGGCGTAAAAGAACAATTGTTAGAAAAATTAGAGTTGTATAAAGAAAAGCTATAA
- a CDS encoding YjiH family protein — translation MSEIELKRNVIKTGSEKGIIFRFILTSLVGVFMFFVPVTINGASSIMIDHIVSWIRTSVPSIVPYYALLVMVVGAIYPFYTKKWNASIVDICFSILKVVGVVFGVLYCLKVGPAWFFAPDVGPFLYEKLVISVSLLVPIGSAFLALLVGYGLLEFIGTFCRPIMRPLWKTPGRSAIDAVASFVGSYSLALLITNRVYKEGKYTTKEAAIIATGFSTVSATFMIIIAKTLDIMHLWNVYFWTTLVVTFIVTAITVRIPPLSRKPDTYVTEEGFPEPVYKEKMLERAWEDALEVSKTAPSVMKNIAVNLKDGFIMTMGILPSIMSVGLLGIVLAKFTPIFDWISYIFYPFTWALQLPEAELAAKAASVGIAEMFLPSLLVVSAPLVTKFVIAVVSVSSILFFSASIPCILSTDIPLKVSELIILYVQRTILTLLIITPIAYLLL, via the coding sequence TTGAGTGAAATTGAATTAAAAAGGAATGTAATTAAGACAGGGAGTGAGAAGGGGATCATTTTTCGTTTTATACTCACTAGTCTAGTTGGGGTGTTTATGTTTTTCGTACCAGTTACGATAAACGGTGCTTCTTCCATTATGATTGATCATATCGTATCATGGATTAGGACTTCTGTTCCGAGCATAGTACCTTATTACGCTCTACTCGTTATGGTAGTGGGGGCGATTTATCCGTTTTATACGAAAAAATGGAATGCATCTATCGTAGATATTTGTTTTTCTATTTTAAAAGTAGTTGGTGTTGTCTTTGGTGTATTATATTGTTTGAAAGTAGGACCAGCTTGGTTCTTTGCACCAGATGTAGGGCCCTTTTTGTATGAAAAACTAGTCATATCGGTAAGTTTACTCGTTCCAATTGGCTCGGCTTTTTTAGCATTATTAGTCGGGTACGGATTACTTGAATTTATCGGTACGTTTTGCCGTCCGATTATGAGACCGTTATGGAAAACACCTGGACGATCAGCAATTGATGCGGTTGCTTCTTTCGTTGGAAGTTATTCGCTAGCGCTTCTCATTACTAACCGAGTTTATAAAGAAGGAAAGTATACGACAAAAGAAGCAGCCATTATCGCTACAGGGTTTTCTACAGTATCCGCAACATTTATGATCATCATCGCAAAAACATTAGATATTATGCATTTATGGAATGTTTATTTTTGGACTACTCTTGTTGTAACATTCATCGTAACCGCTATCACCGTAAGAATCCCGCCACTTAGTAGAAAACCAGATACATACGTAACGGAAGAAGGGTTTCCAGAGCCTGTTTATAAGGAGAAAATGTTAGAACGTGCTTGGGAAGATGCATTAGAAGTATCAAAAACTGCACCGAGCGTTATGAAAAATATCGCAGTGAACTTAAAAGACGGTTTCATTATGACGATGGGAATTTTACCATCGATTATGTCAGTAGGGTTACTCGGTATCGTATTGGCGAAGTTTACGCCAATATTTGATTGGATCAGTTATATTTTTTATCCTTTTACATGGGCTTTACAGCTTCCAGAAGCAGAACTAGCTGCTAAAGCGGCATCCGTTGGTATTGCTGAAATGTTTTTGCCATCATTATTAGTAGTAAGTGCACCGCTCGTGACAAAGTTTGTTATTGCGGTTGTTTCGGTCTCATCAATATTGTTTTTCTCAGCTTCCATTCCTTGTATATTATCGACAGATATTCCGTTAAAAGTATCGGAACTTATTATTCTGTATGTACAAAGAACGATCTTAACGTTACTTATTATTACGCCGATTGCTTATTTGTTGCTTTAA
- a CDS encoding aminoglycoside phosphotransferase family protein yields MHPINVSLVEKLIQEQFPEWAHLEVKPVKFSGHDNRTFHLGDEMSIRLPSDVAYAPQVEKENKWLPLLSKELSLPISSPIAKGNPSAEYPWPWSINKWIEGETVTKGNVRDLNEFAANLGSFLVELQFIDASNGPIAGAHNFYRGGLMSVYDEEARAAIENNKDVFDETVLKHLWDVALQSTWERKPVWIHGDVAPGNLLVKDGKLCAVIDFGILGVGDPACDAAMAWTFFDENSRNVFKEILRIDEETWNRARGWALWKALITYDANKTSNKIVAEESYRVIQVIVDDYER; encoded by the coding sequence ATGCATCCAATTAACGTAAGTTTAGTTGAAAAGTTAATACAGGAACAGTTTCCTGAATGGGCACATTTAGAAGTGAAACCTGTAAAGTTTAGTGGGCATGATAACAGAACGTTTCACTTAGGGGATGAGATGAGTATAAGATTACCAAGTGATGTAGCATATGCACCACAAGTAGAGAAAGAAAACAAATGGCTTCCGCTATTAAGCAAGGAACTTTCTTTACCAATTTCTTCTCCAATTGCGAAAGGGAATCCTTCTGCAGAATATCCGTGGCCTTGGTCTATTAATAAGTGGATAGAAGGAGAGACAGTTACGAAAGGAAATGTACGTGACTTAAATGAATTTGCGGCGAATTTAGGATCATTTCTAGTAGAATTGCAATTTATTGATGCGAGTAATGGGCCGATAGCCGGAGCACATAATTTTTACCGAGGTGGGCTTATGTCCGTATATGATGAAGAGGCGAGAGCTGCTATCGAAAATAATAAGGATGTTTTTGATGAAACAGTATTAAAGCATCTTTGGGATGTAGCACTTCAGTCAACGTGGGAGCGTAAGCCAGTTTGGATTCATGGGGATGTTGCCCCGGGGAATTTACTCGTTAAGGACGGAAAGCTTTGTGCCGTCATTGATTTTGGTATTTTAGGAGTAGGAGATCCGGCTTGTGATGCAGCGATGGCTTGGACATTTTTTGATGAAAATAGTAGAAACGTATTTAAAGAAATATTGCGCATAGATGAAGAAACGTGGAATCGAGCGAGAGGATGGGCGCTTTGGAAGGCGTTAATTACATATGATGCGAATAAGACTAGTAATAAAATAGTGGCAGAGGAATCGTATCGTGTGATTCAAGTGATTGTGGATGATTATGAGAGGTAG
- a CDS encoding GNAT family N-acetyltransferase gives MERTTVQEYTIRTATEEESDSIITLLKEVAQWLQYKEVDQWQYLLGGEATAEILEGIKEKYTYVVMKEEEIVGTVTVSPKQNEWDERIFGKEEVSNSLYIHRFAVNQKYKGNGIGKWILRWIEENVQHDKEFLKLDCVGHNRTLNDFYKKNGFEYVGSTEGVSKFQKRRRM, from the coding sequence ATGGAGAGAACTACAGTTCAAGAATATACAATTCGAACTGCTACTGAAGAGGAAAGCGATAGTATTATTACGCTATTAAAAGAAGTAGCACAGTGGCTACAATATAAAGAAGTAGATCAGTGGCAGTATCTGTTAGGCGGAGAGGCTACGGCTGAAATATTAGAAGGCATAAAAGAGAAATATACGTATGTTGTAATGAAAGAAGAGGAAATTGTTGGTACGGTTACGGTATCTCCTAAACAAAATGAATGGGATGAACGTATTTTTGGTAAAGAGGAAGTTTCTAATTCATTATATATTCATAGATTTGCGGTGAACCAGAAGTATAAGGGGAATGGAATTGGAAAATGGATTTTACGGTGGATAGAAGAGAATGTACAACATGACAAAGAGTTTTTGAAGCTAGATTGTGTGGGACATAATCGTACGTTGAATGATTTTTATAAGAAAAATGGTTTTGAATATGTTGGGAGTACAGAAGGAGTTAGTAAGTTTCAAAAGAGAAGGAGAATGTGA
- a CDS encoding ferritin-like domain-containing protein: MDNSNYYDWYRQNDKLIRDIEKAINGEFSAINCYAKLANMAPNAAERNQILEIRNDEIKHFHHFVQIYTNLTGQQPKPQITEECPNTYLQGLEFAIQDEQKTVDFYLEISDETSDAHMKELLRRIAADEQNHAVWFLYYFVKTK, translated from the coding sequence ATGGATAATTCAAATTATTATGATTGGTATAGGCAAAATGATAAGCTGATTCGTGATATTGAGAAAGCGATAAATGGAGAGTTTAGTGCTATAAATTGCTATGCGAAATTAGCTAACATGGCTCCAAATGCGGCAGAACGAAATCAAATTCTTGAAATTCGTAATGATGAAATAAAGCATTTTCATCATTTTGTACAAATCTATACAAATTTAACAGGTCAGCAGCCTAAACCACAAATTACGGAAGAATGCCCGAATACGTACTTACAAGGATTAGAATTTGCAATACAAGATGAACAGAAGACAGTGGATTTTTATTTGGAAATTTCAGATGAGACATCGGATGCGCATATGAAAGAGTTATTACGCAGAATAGCTGCTGATGAACAAAATCATGCGGTGTGGTTTTTATATTATTTTGTGAAGACGAAGTAA